A genomic stretch from Erwinia sp. E_sp_B01_1 includes:
- a CDS encoding phage late control D family protein codes for MTITGLPVQAGAQIQPDFMLTVNAKDVTDNIRDRLISLTLTDNRGFDADQLDLELDDADGQLAMPVRGAVIKLFLGWKGQTLIGKGEFTVDEVEHHGAPDTMTIRARSVDFRGTLNSRREVSYHDTTLGAVVTQIAERNNLKAMLAAGFATLPVSHIDQTQETDTKFLTRLASLYGAVAAIKAGRLLFLRPGSGVTASGKPIPQLTITRQDGDRHTFSIADRGAYTGVTASWLHTRDPKPKKVKVKRKPREKHLRALEHPAAKKKKAATKTPEAREGDYLAGTEDNVFTLTTVYATKAAAMRAAKAKWDKLQRGVAEFSLTLAMGRADLFPETPVRVSGFKAVIDAQPWLISKVTHSLSGSGYTTALDFEVLLSSVEYEAEEDSEKDYSQ; via the coding sequence ATGACGATTACCGGATTACCCGTGCAGGCAGGCGCGCAGATACAGCCTGACTTTATGCTTACCGTGAACGCAAAAGACGTGACGGACAATATCCGCGACCGGCTGATTTCGCTGACGCTGACCGATAACCGGGGCTTTGACGCTGACCAGCTTGATCTTGAGCTGGACGACGCCGACGGACAGCTGGCGATGCCGGTGCGCGGGGCGGTGATTAAGCTGTTTCTGGGCTGGAAAGGCCAGACGCTTATCGGCAAAGGTGAATTCACGGTTGACGAGGTGGAGCACCACGGCGCACCTGACACCATGACCATCCGGGCGCGCAGCGTGGATTTTCGCGGCACGCTGAACTCCCGGCGTGAGGTCTCTTATCACGACACCACCCTGGGCGCGGTGGTGACGCAGATTGCTGAGCGCAACAACCTGAAGGCAATGCTGGCCGCAGGCTTTGCCACGCTGCCGGTCAGTCACATCGACCAGACGCAGGAAACCGACACGAAGTTTCTGACGCGGCTTGCCTCGCTGTACGGTGCGGTGGCAGCCATCAAGGCCGGTCGCCTGCTGTTTCTGCGTCCGGGGAGCGGCGTCACGGCCAGCGGTAAACCCATTCCACAGCTGACGATTACACGACAGGACGGCGACCGCCACACCTTCAGCATCGCTGACCGGGGCGCATATACCGGCGTGACGGCCAGCTGGCTGCATACCCGAGATCCGAAGCCGAAAAAGGTGAAGGTCAAACGCAAGCCGCGAGAAAAACACCTGCGCGCTCTGGAGCACCCGGCGGCGAAAAAGAAAAAGGCGGCTACGAAAACGCCGGAAGCACGCGAGGGGGATTATCTTGCCGGCACCGAAGATAACGTGTTTACACTGACCACGGTTTACGCCACCAAAGCCGCCGCGATGCGCGCTGCAAAGGCTAAATGGGACAAGCTGCAGCGGGGTGTTGCCGAGTTCTCGCTGACGCTGGCGATGGGCCGGGCGGATCTCTTCCCGGAAACGCCGGTCAGGGTCAGCGGGTTCAAGGCGGTGATCGATGCGCAGCCGTGGCTTATCAGTAAGGTGACGCACAGCCTGAGCGGCAGCGGCTACACGACGGCGCTTGATTTTGAGGTGTTGCTGTCGAGTGTGGAATATGAAGCAGAGGAAGATTCAGAAAAAGATTATTCACAATAA
- a CDS encoding ogr/Delta-like zinc finger family protein — protein sequence MMHCPLCQTAAHAKSSRYISKETKERYHQCQNINCSCTFKTHESIAGMIVSPGQVSRVPIFTHNEQQPSLLH from the coding sequence ATGATGCATTGCCCGCTTTGCCAGACCGCTGCCCATGCCAAAAGCAGTCGCTACATTTCCAAAGAAACAAAAGAGCGCTATCACCAGTGCCAAAACATCAATTGCAGCTGCACTTTCAAAACGCACGAAAGCATAGCGGGAATGATCGTTTCACCAGGTCAAGTTAGCAGAGTGCCAATCTTTACTCATAACGAGCAGCAACCTTCACTACTTCATTAA